A DNA window from Macadamia integrifolia cultivar HAES 741 chromosome 4, SCU_Mint_v3, whole genome shotgun sequence contains the following coding sequences:
- the LOC122076483 gene encoding NAC domain-containing protein 92 isoform X1, whose translation MVTDTGKRSEMGEVNKEEKLPPGFRFHPTDEELVTYYLINKISDANFTGKAIADADLNKSEPWDLPGKAKMGEKEWYFFSLRDRKYPTGVRTNRATNSGYWKTTGKDKEIFNSVTSELVGMKKTLVFYRGRAPRGEKTNWVMHEYRLHSKTTFRSSKDEWVVCRVFQKSAGVKKYPSNPTRNNPYNLEMGPSVIPQFMPTDTYHFPIGRNYGNPELAELARVLRVSNNGGSIPVQSHLNYPGCFTISGLNLNLGAGSTQQPVFRAMPPPPTMNQPLATEASSSMLANGMLTTHDTGFSQEMPAPGHGRYQNMDQCVDLESYWPSY comes from the exons ATGGTTACAGACACAGGCAAGAGAAGTGAAATGGGTGAAGTGAATAAGGAGGAGAAATTGCCACCGGGATTTCGATTCCACCCTACCGATGAAGAACTTGTTACTTACTATCTTATCAACAAGATCTCTGATGCAAATTTCACTGGAAAAGCAATAGCTGATGCTGATCTTAACAAAAGTGAACCATGGGACCTTCCAG GGAAGGCAAAAATGGGAGAGAAAGAGTGGTATTTTTTCAGTCTTCGAGATCGAAAATATCCTACCGGAGTACGAACAAACCGTGCCACGAATTCTGGATACTGGAAGACAACGGGGAAGGATAAGGAGATCTTCAATAGTGTAACCTCAGAGTTGGTTGGGATGAAGAAGACATTGGTTTTCTATAGAGGGAGAGCTCCTAGAGGAGAGAAAACTAACTGGGTCATGCATGAATACAGGCTCCATTCCAAGACAACCTTCAGAAGTTCAAAG gatgAATGGGTTGTTTGCCGTGTCTTCCAGAAGAGTGCTGGAGTGAAGAAGTACCCTTCCAACCCAACAAGAAATAATCCATACAATCTTGAAATGGGTCCAAGTGTCATACCACAATTTATGCCAACTGACACGTATCACTTCCCTATTGGAAGAAACTACGGCAACCCTGAGCTGGCAGAGCTTGCAAGGGTCTTAAGGGTCTCCAATAATGGTGGGAGCATTCCAGTCCAATCTCACTTGAACTACCCAGGCTGTTTTACAATATCTGGTTTAAATTTGAACCTTGGAGCTGGGTCGACTCAACAGCCAGTGTTCAGGGCaatgccaccaccaccaaccaTGAACCAACCTCTGGCGACAGAAGcatcttcctccatgttggccaATGGCATGCTTACAACTCATGACACTGGCTTCAGTCAAGAAATGCCCGCGCCTGGCCATGGTAGGTACCAAAACATGGACCAGTGTGTGGATCTTGAGAGCTACTGGCCTTCATACTAA
- the LOC122076483 gene encoding NAC domain-containing protein 92 isoform X2: protein MGEVNKEEKLPPGFRFHPTDEELVTYYLINKISDANFTGKAIADADLNKSEPWDLPGKAKMGEKEWYFFSLRDRKYPTGVRTNRATNSGYWKTTGKDKEIFNSVTSELVGMKKTLVFYRGRAPRGEKTNWVMHEYRLHSKTTFRSSKDEWVVCRVFQKSAGVKKYPSNPTRNNPYNLEMGPSVIPQFMPTDTYHFPIGRNYGNPELAELARVLRVSNNGGSIPVQSHLNYPGCFTISGLNLNLGAGSTQQPVFRAMPPPPTMNQPLATEASSSMLANGMLTTHDTGFSQEMPAPGHGRYQNMDQCVDLESYWPSY, encoded by the exons ATGGGTGAAGTGAATAAGGAGGAGAAATTGCCACCGGGATTTCGATTCCACCCTACCGATGAAGAACTTGTTACTTACTATCTTATCAACAAGATCTCTGATGCAAATTTCACTGGAAAAGCAATAGCTGATGCTGATCTTAACAAAAGTGAACCATGGGACCTTCCAG GGAAGGCAAAAATGGGAGAGAAAGAGTGGTATTTTTTCAGTCTTCGAGATCGAAAATATCCTACCGGAGTACGAACAAACCGTGCCACGAATTCTGGATACTGGAAGACAACGGGGAAGGATAAGGAGATCTTCAATAGTGTAACCTCAGAGTTGGTTGGGATGAAGAAGACATTGGTTTTCTATAGAGGGAGAGCTCCTAGAGGAGAGAAAACTAACTGGGTCATGCATGAATACAGGCTCCATTCCAAGACAACCTTCAGAAGTTCAAAG gatgAATGGGTTGTTTGCCGTGTCTTCCAGAAGAGTGCTGGAGTGAAGAAGTACCCTTCCAACCCAACAAGAAATAATCCATACAATCTTGAAATGGGTCCAAGTGTCATACCACAATTTATGCCAACTGACACGTATCACTTCCCTATTGGAAGAAACTACGGCAACCCTGAGCTGGCAGAGCTTGCAAGGGTCTTAAGGGTCTCCAATAATGGTGGGAGCATTCCAGTCCAATCTCACTTGAACTACCCAGGCTGTTTTACAATATCTGGTTTAAATTTGAACCTTGGAGCTGGGTCGACTCAACAGCCAGTGTTCAGGGCaatgccaccaccaccaaccaTGAACCAACCTCTGGCGACAGAAGcatcttcctccatgttggccaATGGCATGCTTACAACTCATGACACTGGCTTCAGTCAAGAAATGCCCGCGCCTGGCCATGGTAGGTACCAAAACATGGACCAGTGTGTGGATCTTGAGAGCTACTGGCCTTCATACTAA
- the LOC122076787 gene encoding serine/threonine-protein kinase VPS15: MGNKIARTTQVSASEYYLHDLPSSYNLVLKEVLGRGRFLKSIQCKHDEGLVLVKVYFKRGDSIDLKEYERRLFQIKEIFRSIQHPHVWPFQYWLETDKAAYLLRQYFFNNIHDRLSTRPFLSLIEKKWLAFQLLYAVKQSHENGVCHGDIKCENVLVTSWNWLYLADFASFKPTYIPDDDPSDFSFFFDTGGRRRCYVAPERFYEHGGETQVAPDAPLKPTMDIFSVGCVIAELFLEGQPLFELSQLLAYRRGQYDPNQLLEKIQDSGIRKMILHMIQLDPDSRLSADGYLQNYASVVFPNYFSPFLHNFFSCLIPLDSDTRIAVTQSAFHEIHRQMMKNKESEEIGSVSCQSSNTTTDGTPRNIDNARQCSNSSKEFLKKREPDKGPLNDQLQLLGDINALLRDVEQSNHHCNSELKSENAPTITLGNSEASPQNPKNGQKESPGGLLQIACNGFEGRDHPLFRTIIKSDLNVLMPEYDDRFDAFGMPFFTTTQHNMSCEGMVLIASLLCSCIRSVRLPQLRRGAVLLLKSSSLYIDDEDRLQRVVPYVIAMLSDLAAIVRCAALETLCCILPLVQEFPPSDAKIFPEYILPMLSMLPDDPEESVRICYASNISKVALTAYRFLVRSLSLSEEGVLDKSTPKSTVPSSGQLQSERTDAQLARLRVSIAEVVQELVMGPKQTPNIRRALLYDIGNLCCFFDQRQSNDFLLPILPAFLNDRDEQLRAVFYGQIVFVCFFVGQRSVEEYLLPYIEQALSDAVQAVIVNALECLALLCNNGFLRKRILLEMIERALPLLCYPSQWVRRSVVTFIAASSECLGAVDSYVYLAPIIRPFLQRQPASLASEKPLLSCLKPPVSRQVFYQVLENARSSDMLERQRKIWYNSSAQSKQWETVENKRGMGELNPIKSWSGKPPDLQGHKPTSSAMQQVGLSDGDDADAKLRTMGNFMPNSSSTMDIRDPLSSEKMQFSGFISPHVSGGSSSVGDGPSEGIPLYSYNMDKRATGVAPSGSDSASQWNSLGIGSSSMPWVDPLNKSFSLANSSVAPKLVSGSLSISNGSKQFYKVLREAEGRENDQTVYITNKFQDMGVSGLLKGSSINVDDVPSPSDATGLTSFARSSSHPDTGWRPRGVLVAHLQEHRSAVNDITISSDHSFFVSASDDSTVKVWDTRKLEKDISFRSRLTYPLDGSRALCATMLRGSAQVVVGAGDGMIHMFSVDHISRGLGSVVEKYSGIADIKKREVREGAILSLLNYTMDGCPSQTIMYSTRGCGIHLWDTRTNSTSWTLKAVPEEGYVSSLVTGPCGNWFVSGSSRGVLTLWDLRFLLPVNTWKYSLVSPIEKMCLFVAPPNAPRSTTGRPLVYVAAGCNEVALWNAENGSCHQILRLPNNESEAENSGLPWALARPPSKSSSKQDMKRNVNPKYRVDELNEPPARLPGVRSMLPLPGGDLLTGGTDLKIRRWDHCSPDRSYCVCGPSLKGIGNDEFYETRSSFGVQIVQETSRRPPATKLTTKALLAAAATDSAGCHRDSVLSLASVKLNQRLLISGSRDGAIKVWK; this comes from the exons ATGGGTAACAAGATCGCACGCACAACCCAGGTTTCGGCATCAGAGTATTACCTTCATGACCTTCCATCATCCTATAATCTTGTCCTCAAGGAGGTTCTGGGTAGAGGTAGATTCCTTAAATCGATTCAATGCAAGCACGACGAAGGACTTGTCCTTGTCAAGGTCTACTTCAAGCGTGGAGACTCTATTGATCTCAAAGAATATGAGCGTCGCTTGtttcaaatcaaagagatttttCGTTCTATACAGCACCCTCATGTGTGGCCTTTCCAG TATTGGCTTGAAACGGATAAAGCGGCTTATTTGTTAAGGCAATATTTCTTCAATAATATTCATGACCGATTGAGTACTCGGCCCTTCCTTAGTTTGATTGAGAAGAAGTGGTTGGCCTTTCAG TTACTATATGCTGTGAAGCAAAGCCACGAGAATGGTGTCTGTCATG GTGATATTAAGTGTGAGAATGTTCTGGTCACTTCTTGGAATTGGCTTTACCTTGCTGACTTTGCTTCGTTCAAGCCCACTTATATACCTGATGATGACCCCTccgatttctctttcttctttgataCTGGAGGGAGAAGGCGGTGTTATGTTGCTCCAGAG AGATTTTATGAGCATGGAGGTGAGACACAAGTTGCACCAGATGCACCTTTAAAGCCAACTATGGACATCTTCTCTGTAGG GTGCGTGATTGCGGAGCTTTTTCTTGAGGGACAGCCCTTGTTTGAATTATCTCAGCTACTTGCTTATAGGAGAGGGCAATATGATCCTAACCAGCTTCTTGAAAAA ATCCAAGATTCTGGAATCCGCAAGATGATTCTTCATATGATTCAGTTGGACCCAGATTCACGGCTTTCTGCTGATGGTTACTTGCAGAATTATGCTTCTGTTGTGTTCCCAAACTACTTCTCACCATTTCTCCATAATTTCTTTTCCTGCTTGATTCCCCTTGATTCTGATACCAGG ATTGCAGTGACACAGAGTGCCTTCCATGAGATACATAggcaaatgatgaagaacaagGAAAGTGAGGAGATTGGTTCTGTATCATGCCAGTCTTCAAATACCACAACTGATGGGACTCCCCGGAATATAGACAATGCAAGACAGTGTTCGAATTCATCTAAGGAAttcttgaagaagagagagccaGATAAAGGCCCATTGAATGATCAGCTTCAGCTTCTTGGTGATATCAATGCACTCCTTAGGGATGTAGAGCAGAGTAATCACCACTGTAATTCTGAGCTGAAGTCTGAAAATGCCCCTACCATTACTTTGGGAAACTCTGAGGCATCTCCTCAAAACCCGAAGAATGGCCAGAAGGAATCTCCAGGTGGGCTCTTGCAAATTGCTTGTAATGGGTTTGAGGGCAGGGATCACCCCCTTTTCAGGACGATTATAAAGAGTGACTTGAATGTGTTGATGCCTGAATATGATGACCGATTTGATGCATTTGGGATGCCTTTCTTTACAACTACCCAACATAACATGAGCTGTGAAGGAATGGTGTTGATTGCTTCACTGCTATGTTCCTGCATACGTAGTGTCAGGTTGCCGCAGTTGAGAAGGGGGGCTGTACTACTACTGAAGTCGTCTTCCTTATATATTGATGATGAAGATCGCTTACAGCGTGTGGTTCCATATGTTATTGCAATGCTTTCTGATCTGGCTGCAATTGTGCGTTGTGCCGCCCTGGAAACTTTGTGTTGCATTCTTCCATTAGTCCAAGAATTCCCACCTAGTGATGCAAAGATTTTTCCTGAGTACATTCTTCCAATGCTATCTATGCTTCCAGATGATCCAGAGGAAAGTGTGCGGATATGTTATGCCAGCAATATCTCCAAGGTCGCTCTAACTGCTTATCGTTTTCTGGTTCGATCATTAAGCTTGAGTGAGGAAGGGGTTCTTGATAAGTCAACCCCAAAATCAACAGTTCCATCATCTGGACAGTTGCAGAGTGAGAGAACTGATGCGCAGCTTGCACGATTGAGGGTGTCAATAGCTGAGGTGGTTCAAGAACTGGTTATGGGCCCAAAGCAAACTCCAAATATCAGGAGAGCGCTCCTATATGACATTGGTAACCTTTGTTGCTTTTTCGATCAGCGTCAGAGTAATGATTTTCTGTTACCAATCCTCCCAGCTTTTCTAAATGATAGAGATGAACAGCTGAGGGCAGTTTTCTACGGCCAAATTGTATTTGTTTGCTTCTTTGTGGGTCAAAGAAGTGTTGAGGAGTATCTTTTACCTTATATTGAGCAAGCCTTAAGTGATGCAGTGCAGGCTGTTATTGTTAATGCATTGGAATGCTTAGCATTGCTGTGCAATAATGGTTTCTTGAGGAAGAGGATATTGCTTGAAATGATTGAACGTGCTTTGCCATTACTATGCTATCCTAGCCAGTGGGTTAGGCGATCGGTCGTCACTTTCATTGCAGCTAGCAGTGAGTGTTTGGGTGCAGTGGACTCCTATGTTTACCTAGCTCCAATTATACGCCCTTTCCTCCAAAGACAGCCCGCATCTCTAGCTTCAGAAAAGCCTCTTCTTTCATGTCTCAAGCCTCCCGTTTCAAGACAGGTATTTTACCAAGTCTTAGAAAATGCCAGGAGTTCGGACATGCTAGAGAGACAGAGAAAAATATGGTACAATTCATCTGCGCAGTCGAAGCAATGGGAAACAGTAGAGAACAAGAGGGGAATGGGGGAGTTAAATCCCATTAAGAGCTGGTCAGGCAAGCCACCTGATTTGCAGGGTCATAAACCTACCAGCAGTGCCATGCAGCAAGTTGGGCTGTCTGATGGTGATGATGCTGATGCTAAATTGAGGACAATGGGAAACTTCATGCCAAATTCTTCAAGCACAATGGATATTCGTGATCCTCTGTCTTCAGAAAAGATGCAGTTTTCGGGCTTCATTTCTCCACATGTTAGTGGTGGAAGCAGTTCAGTTGGTGATGGACCATCTGAAGGAATACCTTTGTACTCCTATAACATGGACAAACGAGCAACTGGAGTTGCACCTTCTGGATCTGATTCTGCATCACAGTGGAACAGCCTTGGAATTGGTTCATCATCAATGCCTTGGGTAGATCCACTTAATAAATCCTTTTCCTTGGCTAATTCATCTGTGGCACCTAAGCTTGTTTCGGGTTCCCTTAGCATTAGTAATGGCTCTAAGCAGTTCTACAAAGTGTTACGGGAAGCAGAAGGCAGAGAAAATGATCAAACTGTCTACATCACCAACAAGTTTCAAGACATGGGAGTATCTGGTTTGTTAAAAGGAAGTTCTATTAATGTGGACGATGTCCCTTCACCATCTGATGCAACAGGATTGACATCTTTTGCCCGATCATCATCACATCCAGACACTGGTTGGAGGCCTCGTGGGGTACTGGTGGCACATCTCCAGGAACACCGCTCTGCGGTCAATGACATTACCATTTCATCTGATCACAGCTTTTTTGTAAGTGCATCTGATGATTCGACTGTGAAAGTGTGGGATACAAGGAAGCTGGAAAAGGACATCTCTTTCAGGTCAAGGCTGACCTACCCTTTAGATGGAAGCCGGGCACTATGTGCTACAATGCTGCGTGGGTCTGCGCAAGTTGTCGTTGGAGCAGGTGATGGAATGATACATATGTTCTCCGTGGATCACATTTCCAGAGGGTTAGGAAGTGTTGTTGAGAAGTATTCAGGTATTGCTGACATAAAAAAGAGGGAGGTTAGGGAAGGTGCCATTCTCAGCTTGTTGAACTATACAATGGATGGCTGTCCCAGTCAGACAATTATGTATAGCACCCGGGGTTGTGGGATCCATCTCTGGGATACAAGAACAAATTCAACGTCATGGACATTGAAAGCAGTTCCTGAGGAGGGCTATGTGTCTTCTCTGGTGACAGGTCCTTGTGGAAACTGGTTTGTATCAGGGTCTTCGAGGGGTGTTCTTACACTTTGGGATCTGAGGTTCCTTTTACCGGTTAACACATGGAAATATTCTCTGGTATCACCCATAGAGAAAATGTGTCTGTTTGTAGCCCCTCCAAATGCTCCCAGGTCTACTACAGGAAGACCTCTGGTATATGTAGCTGCTGGTTGTAATGAAGTTGCCCTCTGGAATGCAGAGAATGGGAGCTGCCACCAG aTACTACGATTGCCGAACAATGAATCTGAGGCAGAAAACTCTGGCCTTCCCTGGGCCTTAGCCAGGCCTCCCAGCAAGTCCAGTTCCAAACAAGATATGAAACGAAATGTCAATCCTAAGTACCGAGTTGATGAGTTGAATGAACCCCCAGCTCGTCTTCCTGGTGTCCGGTCAATGCTCCCCTTACCTGGAGGAGATCTATTAACTGGGGGAACTGACTTGAAGATTCGTCGGTGGGACCACTGCAG TCCTGATCGCAGTTATTGTGTCTGTGGGCCGTCACTGAAGGGAATAGGAAATGATGAGTTTTATGAAACCAGATCTAGTTTTGGGGTGCAAATTGTGCAG GAGACTAGCAGGAGACCTCCAGCAACCAAGTTGACAACAAAAGCTCTCCTTGCTGCTGCTGCCACAGATTCTGCAGGTTGCCACCGTGACTCCGTACTTTCTTTGGCTTCCGTCAAGTTGAACCAGAGGCTCTTGATATCTGGTAGTAGGGATGGTGCAATTAAGGTCTGGAAGTGA